One stretch of Fictibacillus sp. b24 DNA includes these proteins:
- a CDS encoding bifunctional diguanylate cyclase/phosphodiesterase: MQTHNYLFKSEMDLQKWIVKNKLKKHENILIQVFTGRVDKQWINDLRKQLLFSLPQAKIIGVTTDGEILSGRVTTGETVISVSVFNKSVPRTFYIPLEQNKNSRDLGISLAKEVIQNSTKLVFAFGDGMHMESSSFLQAFHETAPNVYIAGGNGGDNGQYENVVLFTETGVFDKGVVAAAIDSEDLYLHTHSYTEWKPAGKVFTVTDVSLDGELEIEGRSIYDLYKQYMGKEIADKLPASALEYPLIIKKGKTYHPLSIKSSNPGEPIQFHQKINLGTKIQIGYRDAALSLKSIDFVTKEIQDKPAEAIFLYSCMARRRFLNSTLEEEFLVIDQFVPTVGFFTYGEYFHDGTTLQMLSHALTILAVSESNDATLQKKFDSTIPEQSKEIDDLLALSHLIQSSTKEMEELNDNLLESEQRYKSLFDHNPDMIYSMDLTGFITSVNHALVQSLGFSQEEMLQSHALNFVSEEDHKRVVEHFRLAVHDKPQTFVASIKKKDGSHILSSITNIPIVVNQQVVGVYGIGKNITWQKKAEEEIEQLAFHDSLTGLPNRGLFEKRLRELVSESDYSRDKLAVMFIDIDHFKIINESLGHHIGDVVLKHVSKQLRQVINSQDLLCRFAGDLFTLVLTSMNKPADIIDTANRIVEALKVPIYLDGQEYTVSTSIGISVYPNDSTSADVLIKNADTALHKAKEKGRGKREFFTDEMNAFTLERLKLEGFLRKAVQKGELEPYFQPQYCLKTDKVIGFEALVRWNHPELGLISPMQFIPLAEEIGLIDEIGRFVLMESCKQLKRWHDGGAHHLSISVNVSGRQFQRLSFVYEVKEALETAGVSAEYLHLELTESTMIQNVQYSISIMEELRELGVRLSIDDFGTGYSSLSYLKDFPVDYLKIDQSFIRHLSDDYFNTSDAAIIKAIIMMCEGLSLSTVAEGVETYEQMKLLREYGCHTAQGYIISKPMRACEAEQFLEEYMTSKNSTSYELPPNC; this comes from the coding sequence ATGCAAACCCATAATTATTTATTTAAAAGTGAAATGGATCTACAAAAGTGGATCGTTAAAAATAAACTTAAAAAACATGAAAACATCTTAATTCAAGTTTTTACAGGCAGGGTTGATAAGCAGTGGATCAATGATCTGCGTAAGCAACTGTTGTTTAGTTTACCTCAGGCTAAGATAATCGGTGTTACAACAGATGGTGAGATATTAAGCGGCCGTGTCACAACAGGGGAAACGGTTATTTCTGTTTCTGTTTTTAATAAGTCTGTTCCGAGAACGTTCTATATTCCACTAGAGCAAAACAAGAACAGCAGAGACTTAGGGATAAGTTTAGCTAAAGAAGTCATTCAGAATTCAACAAAACTTGTATTTGCTTTCGGTGATGGTATGCACATGGAAAGCTCTTCGTTTCTGCAAGCATTTCATGAGACAGCTCCAAATGTCTATATCGCTGGTGGAAACGGGGGAGATAACGGACAATATGAAAATGTTGTTCTATTTACAGAGACAGGTGTTTTTGATAAAGGGGTAGTCGCAGCTGCTATTGATAGTGAAGACCTCTATCTTCATACACATTCTTACACAGAATGGAAACCAGCGGGTAAAGTATTCACGGTAACAGATGTATCTCTTGATGGAGAATTGGAGATTGAAGGAAGATCGATCTATGATCTTTATAAACAATATATGGGTAAGGAAATTGCAGATAAATTGCCTGCTTCCGCCTTAGAATATCCATTAATTATAAAAAAAGGTAAAACCTATCATCCGTTATCCATAAAATCATCGAATCCTGGAGAACCTATTCAGTTTCATCAGAAAATAAATTTAGGCACTAAGATTCAAATCGGCTATAGAGATGCAGCACTCTCTTTAAAAAGTATTGATTTTGTAACGAAAGAGATTCAGGATAAGCCGGCTGAAGCTATATTCCTTTATTCATGCATGGCGAGAAGACGATTTTTAAACAGTACATTAGAAGAAGAATTTCTAGTGATTGATCAGTTTGTCCCAACTGTTGGGTTCTTTACGTACGGAGAATACTTTCATGATGGCACCACCTTACAGATGCTGTCACACGCATTAACGATACTTGCTGTGAGTGAATCGAATGATGCGACACTGCAAAAAAAGTTTGATTCGACCATTCCTGAACAGTCAAAAGAAATAGATGACTTGCTCGCACTCTCTCATTTGATCCAATCGAGCACAAAAGAGATGGAAGAGCTGAATGATAACCTGCTAGAATCTGAACAGCGCTACAAATCATTGTTTGATCATAATCCAGATATGATCTATTCCATGGATTTGACTGGTTTCATTACGAGTGTAAATCACGCACTCGTTCAGTCTTTAGGATTCTCACAAGAAGAGATGCTTCAATCTCACGCCCTTAATTTCGTAAGTGAAGAAGATCATAAGCGTGTTGTGGAACATTTCAGGCTCGCTGTGCATGATAAGCCACAAACGTTTGTTGCGAGCATCAAGAAAAAAGACGGCAGTCATATTTTAAGCAGCATTACAAACATTCCAATTGTAGTCAATCAGCAGGTAGTAGGGGTGTATGGTATCGGAAAAAATATTACATGGCAGAAAAAAGCAGAGGAAGAGATTGAACAGTTAGCATTTCATGATTCTCTTACGGGACTGCCAAACCGCGGGTTGTTTGAAAAAAGACTTCGCGAGCTTGTTTCAGAGAGTGATTATTCGCGCGACAAACTTGCAGTAATGTTTATTGATATTGATCATTTTAAAATCATTAATGAAAGCTTGGGGCATCATATCGGAGACGTTGTGTTAAAACATGTAAGTAAACAGCTAAGGCAAGTCATCAATAGCCAAGATCTTTTATGCCGATTTGCAGGTGATTTATTTACGCTCGTTTTAACATCAATGAATAAACCAGCTGACATCATTGATACGGCAAACCGCATTGTGGAAGCACTTAAGGTGCCTATCTATTTAGATGGACAAGAGTATACAGTGAGTACATCAATCGGTATCAGCGTCTATCCAAATGATAGTACAAGTGCTGATGTGCTTATAAAAAATGCAGATACTGCGCTTCATAAAGCAAAAGAAAAAGGGCGCGGGAAGAGAGAGTTTTTTACAGATGAGATGAATGCTTTTACACTTGAACGGCTAAAGCTGGAAGGCTTTTTGCGAAAAGCGGTGCAAAAAGGAGAACTTGAACCGTATTTTCAGCCGCAATATTGCTTGAAGACTGACAAGGTCATAGGATTTGAAGCTCTTGTAAGATGGAACCATCCGGAACTTGGTCTAATATCTCCTATGCAATTTATACCGTTAGCAGAAGAGATAGGGCTCATTGATGAAATTGGCCGTTTTGTTCTGATGGAATCTTGTAAACAGTTAAAACGATGGCATGATGGTGGAGCGCATCATTTATCAATCTCTGTAAACGTATCAGGCAGGCAGTTTCAAAGATTATCTTTTGTTTATGAAGTTAAAGAAGCGCTTGAAACTGCAGGGGTTTCTGCAGAATATCTTCATTTAGAGTTAACAGAGAGTACAATGATTCAAAATGTACAATACAGCATTAGCATTATGGAAGAATTAAGAGAACTGGGTGTTCGGTTATCTATTGATGATTTTGGTACAGGTTATAGCTCTCTTAGCTATTTAAAGGATTTTCCGGTTGATTACTTAAAGATCGATCAAAGTTTTATCAGACATTTAAGCGATGATTACTTCAACACAAGTGACGCTGCCATCATTAAGGCTATTATTATGATGTGTGAAGGGCTCTCGCTTTCAACGGTAGCAGAAGGTGTTGAAACATACGAGCAAATGAAGCTGCTCCGTGAATACGGGTGTCATACAGCACAAGGATATATCATCAGTAAGCCGATGCGAGCATGTGAAGCCGAACAATTTTTAGAAGAATATATGACATCAAAAAACAGCACATCCTATGAACTGCCCCCCAATTGTTAG
- a CDS encoding B12-binding domain-containing radical SAM protein — MKTVLSTLNAKYIHTCLALRYLKSYSEPEFPVTIREFTIKDPSLNIVTDLYSQDPDVLGFSCYIWNIEETIKVIQMFKKIKPETKIVLGGPEVSYDVAHWLESIPEVDFIVVNEGEETFKHLLTQIQNDAGFETVAGLAYRKDGKPKINGPREKLDLKTVPSPFRFEEDIQSLSKRITYFETSRGCPYSCAFCLSSIEVGVRYFDPKLVKDDLIFLMDNGAKIIKFVDRTFNIRRDYALDMFSFLIENRRPGVVFQFEITADIMRPEVIEYLNEHAPKGLFRFEIGVQSTNDAVNELVQRRQNFEKLTRTVTTVRDGGKIVQHLDLIAGLPEEDYNSFRKTFNDVFAFGIEEVQLGFLKMLRGTGLRLTAKKHDYVYMDHSPYEILGNNVLTFDEIIRIKQVEDVLEKYWNDHRMDHTVKYLIHNVFESPFDFFQEFGTYWETRGWSRIGHQLEDLFNRLIAFLKEAAPYALPVAESLMKLDYLERQQFKPRKPWWENTQNKEDTSKILSVLAQSPELIKGFPALSEKDLHKHAFVTETTVDPLSQELQAKDENFLLIALFDPKQQSTRIFSTSKESLQVKRDA; from the coding sequence ATGAAAACTGTACTAAGTACGCTAAATGCTAAATATATACACACGTGTCTTGCGCTTCGCTATTTAAAATCATATAGCGAGCCTGAATTTCCTGTAACGATTCGTGAATTTACAATTAAAGACCCTTCTCTTAACATCGTCACCGATCTTTACAGTCAAGATCCTGATGTTCTCGGATTTAGCTGCTACATCTGGAATATTGAAGAGACGATAAAAGTCATCCAGATGTTTAAGAAGATTAAGCCTGAAACGAAAATCGTCTTAGGTGGACCTGAAGTTTCTTATGATGTCGCGCATTGGCTCGAAAGCATCCCTGAAGTAGATTTTATCGTTGTAAATGAAGGTGAGGAAACATTCAAGCATCTGTTAACTCAAATTCAAAACGATGCTGGCTTTGAAACCGTTGCTGGTCTTGCTTACCGAAAAGACGGGAAACCTAAGATCAATGGACCGAGAGAAAAACTCGACTTAAAGACTGTTCCATCTCCTTTCCGCTTTGAAGAAGATATTCAGTCTCTCTCAAAACGTATTACTTATTTTGAAACGAGCCGAGGCTGTCCTTACTCTTGTGCTTTTTGTTTATCATCGATCGAAGTAGGCGTACGTTATTTTGATCCAAAACTTGTGAAAGACGATTTGATCTTTTTGATGGATAACGGTGCGAAGATTATTAAGTTCGTTGACAGAACCTTCAACATTCGCAGAGACTATGCACTTGATATGTTTTCTTTCTTAATTGAAAACAGAAGGCCAGGCGTCGTTTTTCAGTTTGAGATTACAGCCGATATCATGAGACCTGAAGTGATTGAGTACTTGAATGAACATGCTCCAAAAGGATTGTTCCGTTTTGAGATCGGCGTTCAATCTACGAATGATGCAGTAAACGAACTCGTTCAGCGCCGGCAAAACTTTGAGAAGCTTACTCGTACGGTAACAACTGTGCGCGACGGCGGAAAAATTGTTCAGCATTTGGACTTAATCGCTGGATTGCCTGAAGAAGATTATAACTCGTTTCGTAAAACATTTAACGATGTGTTTGCGTTTGGAATTGAAGAAGTGCAGTTAGGCTTCTTAAAAATGTTACGAGGAACAGGGCTTCGACTTACAGCTAAAAAGCATGATTATGTGTATATGGATCATTCTCCATATGAGATATTAGGAAATAACGTGTTAACGTTCGATGAGATCATCCGCATCAAACAAGTTGAGGATGTGCTGGAGAAATATTGGAACGATCACAGAATGGATCATACGGTAAAATACTTGATTCATAACGTGTTTGAGTCACCGTTTGACTTCTTCCAAGAGTTCGGAACGTATTGGGAAACACGGGGCTGGTCGAGAATCGGTCATCAGCTGGAAGACCTGTTTAATCGTTTAATCGCTTTTCTAAAGGAAGCTGCACCATATGCGTTGCCTGTTGCCGAAAGTTTGATGAAGCTCGATTACTTAGAGCGTCAGCAGTTTAAGCCGCGTAAGCCTTGGTGGGAAAACACACAAAACAAGGAAGACACATCTAAGATTTTATCTGTGCTGGCTCAAAGTCCAGAACTAATCAAAGGATTTCCTGCCCTTTCTGAAAAAGATTTGCATAAGCACGCTTTTGTTACAGAAACAACAGTTGATCCGTTGTCACAAGAGCTGCAGGCGAAAGATGAAAACTTTTTGCTTATCGCTTTGTTTGATCCTAAGCAGCAAAGCACTAGAATATTTAGCACTTCAAAAGAATCACTGCAAGTAAAAAGGGACGCGTAA
- a CDS encoding YisL family protein, giving the protein MIHVHVTSWFLALILFFVTYMLYKKNAEKKSKIFHMILRVLYLAVLATGGHILASYLTDPGIVNKGPLIIKGTLGLVLIGLMEIILVQRKRGEGRMLNWVFFWVSLILVLFYGYAVIG; this is encoded by the coding sequence ATGATTCATGTTCATGTTACATCATGGTTTCTGGCGTTAATTTTGTTCTTTGTAACGTATATGCTATACAAAAAAAATGCCGAAAAAAAATCAAAAATTTTTCACATGATTCTGCGAGTTTTGTACTTAGCCGTCCTTGCAACAGGTGGACACATACTCGCCAGCTACTTAACGGACCCAGGAATTGTTAATAAAGGGCCGCTAATTATTAAAGGTACCCTTGGACTTGTACTGATTGGTTTAATGGAAATCATCCTTGTACAAAGAAAACGCGGTGAAGGCCGTATGTTGAACTGGGTGTTCTTCTGGGTGTCTTTAATATTAGTATTATTCTATGGTTACGCTGTTATTGGATAG
- a CDS encoding NAD-dependent succinate-semialdehyde dehydrogenase yields MEKLLYINGSWTGNSLEKIEVYNPANGEVVGTVPSGGKEETDAAIDAAHDAFPRWSKLTAYERAEYLMKLHDLMIEQKEELAELMTLEMGKPLKESVGEVMYAASFIKWYAEEGKRVYGRTIPSSAENKRMQVLRQPVGVVAAITPWNFPAAMITRKLGPALAAGCTFIVKPPKETPLTAIKLVELADQAGFPKGVINLVTGSSSVIGKAIMDSEKVRKVTFTGSTEIGKKLIEQSAATVKNVSMELGGHAPAVVLEDADLKKAVAGIVASKFRNAGQTCICINRVYVQENVYDEFVELVAAEAKKLKVGNGLEEGTDIGPIINKDGFEKISEHVENAVSNGAECVTGGKGRAEKGAYYYEPTVLKNVTQDMLIMNEETFGPVIPIHKISSVEEGIKLANTSPFGLAAYVYTESMSKGTQVVEGLDYGIIGWNDGVPSAAQAPFGGMKESGLGREGGVEGMEAYLETKYVSYVL; encoded by the coding sequence ATGGAAAAGCTGCTTTATATTAACGGTTCATGGACAGGAAACTCACTTGAAAAAATAGAGGTATATAACCCTGCAAACGGTGAAGTGGTGGGAACAGTACCATCTGGTGGAAAAGAAGAAACAGATGCAGCGATTGATGCGGCACACGATGCATTTCCTCGCTGGTCCAAATTAACTGCGTATGAACGAGCTGAATACCTCATGAAACTGCATGATTTGATGATTGAACAAAAGGAAGAACTAGCAGAACTGATGACGCTTGAAATGGGTAAACCCTTAAAAGAATCTGTTGGTGAAGTGATGTATGCCGCTTCCTTTATCAAATGGTACGCAGAAGAAGGAAAGCGTGTGTACGGCCGAACGATTCCTTCAAGTGCTGAAAATAAACGAATGCAAGTGTTAAGGCAGCCTGTTGGAGTTGTTGCAGCGATCACACCATGGAACTTCCCGGCTGCGATGATCACAAGAAAGTTAGGCCCTGCACTCGCTGCAGGCTGCACATTTATCGTGAAGCCGCCAAAAGAAACGCCGCTAACAGCTATCAAGCTAGTAGAACTTGCCGATCAAGCTGGCTTTCCAAAAGGCGTTATCAATCTTGTAACTGGATCATCGTCTGTGATCGGAAAAGCGATTATGGATTCTGAAAAAGTTAGAAAAGTAACGTTCACTGGTTCAACTGAGATTGGAAAAAAATTAATCGAACAGAGTGCAGCAACGGTTAAGAACGTATCAATGGAATTAGGCGGTCATGCACCTGCAGTTGTGCTGGAAGATGCAGATCTCAAAAAAGCAGTCGCAGGAATTGTAGCTTCCAAGTTTCGTAACGCTGGTCAAACCTGTATTTGTATTAACCGCGTATATGTTCAAGAAAACGTATACGATGAGTTTGTAGAACTTGTTGCGGCTGAAGCTAAGAAACTAAAAGTGGGTAACGGTCTTGAAGAAGGTACGGACATCGGACCAATCATCAATAAAGATGGCTTTGAAAAAATTTCTGAACATGTGGAAAACGCTGTTTCAAATGGTGCAGAGTGTGTTACAGGCGGTAAAGGCAGAGCAGAAAAAGGTGCGTATTATTATGAACCAACTGTTCTTAAAAACGTTACACAAGATATGCTCATTATGAATGAAGAGACGTTTGGACCAGTTATTCCAATCCATAAGATCAGTTCTGTCGAAGAAGGCATCAAGCTCGCAAACACAAGTCCTTTTGGATTAGCCGCATACGTATATACAGAAAGCATGTCCAAAGGAACACAAGTCGTTGAAGGACTTGATTATGGAATCATTGGCTGGAATGATGGTGTTCCATCTGCTGCACAAGCACCGTTCGGCGGTATGAAAGAGAGCGGTCTTGGCCGAGAAGGCGGAGTAGAAGGTATGGAAGCGTACTTGGAGACAAAATACGTAAGCTACGTATTATAA
- a CDS encoding SDR family oxidoreductase, which translates to MDLGLKGKNVLVLASSKGLGKACALQFAKEGANVMLTSRDAEQLSKTAEEIKSETGSVVHFKVCDITQRNEIDELVAETVDKLGSIDVLLNNAGGPPAGTFNDFEDEHWQGAFELTLLSLIRSVRAVTPNMRKNGGGRIVNIASSSFKQPIDGLILSNTFRTAINGLSKSLSQELGKDGILINTIGPGRIGTDRVGELDQMVAEKKGVSAEEVKAALESSIPLGRYGEPEEFAKMVVFLCSGANTYITGQSLLIDGGMVKAL; encoded by the coding sequence ATGGATTTGGGGTTAAAAGGAAAAAATGTATTAGTTCTTGCTTCTAGTAAAGGGCTTGGAAAAGCGTGTGCATTGCAGTTTGCAAAAGAAGGCGCAAACGTGATGTTGACAAGCCGTGATGCAGAGCAGCTTTCTAAGACTGCAGAAGAGATCAAAAGTGAAACAGGTTCTGTCGTTCATTTTAAAGTTTGCGATATCACGCAGCGTAATGAGATTGATGAATTAGTGGCAGAGACGGTAGATAAGCTAGGCAGTATCGATGTGCTGTTAAACAATGCCGGAGGACCTCCAGCAGGCACGTTTAATGATTTTGAAGATGAGCATTGGCAGGGTGCATTCGAATTAACGCTGTTGAGTCTAATTAGATCTGTTCGTGCGGTAACGCCGAACATGAGAAAAAATGGTGGTGGACGCATTGTGAACATCGCGTCTTCTTCCTTTAAGCAACCGATCGATGGACTTATCTTATCAAACACATTCCGTACAGCGATTAACGGACTATCAAAAAGTCTCTCTCAAGAGCTGGGCAAAGACGGCATTCTAATCAACACGATCGGTCCAGGACGAATTGGAACAGATCGCGTCGGTGAATTAGATCAGATGGTTGCCGAGAAAAAAGGCGTTTCCGCAGAAGAGGTGAAAGCTGCCTTGGAAAGCAGCATTCCGCTTGGGCGTTATGGTGAGCCAGAAGAATTTGCGAAGATGGTCGTGTTTTTATGCTCTGGAGCGAACACGTACATCACCGGTCAGTCACTGTTGATTGACGGCGGAATGGTGAAAGCTCTATAG
- a CDS encoding efflux RND transporter periplasmic adaptor subunit yields MNKMKWIAAALMVLLLIVMNVMIFDKQESAAVEAPRLETGLSKQKDFTKKHEVTGVALSKNTFDIYENSSLGTIKEISAVKGEAVTSGQTLITYENAEIEKEIRSLKRDKEAADVRSDHYSSEVSRWGNELSNFDEEKDSADAKVILQKELAEAELQGDLAENESSVLSDEISDLEQQLDELSVKSPADGVVSEVNGIGSDGPLLTIVGQGNFELVAEIDQDMAAIVKTGDSVQIMSTDNKKLNGTIQTLLPVDQSKSFKMTVLVEEEAAWVEGQTAKMIITEKLAENAVSVPKKAILKDDGKTYVLTIVKDKLYKLKISTGLEQKGVVQITKGLKKGKVIVLNPSPVYVSGQPVFKK; encoded by the coding sequence ATGAACAAAATGAAATGGATTGCCGCAGCTTTAATGGTTCTTCTCCTGATCGTAATGAACGTGATGATTTTTGATAAACAAGAATCTGCAGCTGTTGAAGCACCAAGGCTAGAGACGGGCCTTTCAAAGCAAAAAGACTTTACGAAAAAGCATGAAGTAACAGGTGTTGCTCTGTCAAAAAACACGTTTGACATCTATGAAAATTCTTCTCTCGGTACGATAAAAGAAATCTCAGCGGTAAAAGGGGAGGCCGTTACTTCAGGTCAAACGCTGATTACATATGAGAATGCAGAGATCGAAAAGGAAATTCGTAGCTTAAAAAGAGATAAAGAAGCTGCTGATGTTCGAAGCGATCATTATTCAAGTGAAGTAAGCAGATGGGGAAATGAACTTTCAAATTTTGATGAAGAAAAAGACAGTGCAGATGCTAAAGTCATTCTGCAAAAAGAATTAGCTGAAGCCGAATTGCAAGGCGATCTTGCTGAAAACGAAAGTTCAGTGCTTTCAGATGAAATTTCAGATTTAGAACAACAGCTTGATGAACTTTCAGTAAAAAGTCCTGCAGATGGTGTAGTTTCAGAAGTGAATGGAATTGGCAGTGATGGACCGCTTCTAACCATCGTTGGACAAGGAAACTTTGAACTAGTAGCAGAAATTGATCAAGATATGGCAGCTATTGTGAAAACAGGCGATTCAGTACAAATCATGTCTACAGATAACAAAAAGTTGAACGGTACCATTCAAACTTTATTACCTGTTGATCAAAGTAAAAGCTTTAAAATGACAGTTCTAGTAGAAGAGGAAGCTGCATGGGTAGAAGGCCAGACAGCTAAAATGATCATAACTGAAAAATTAGCTGAAAACGCAGTTAGTGTTCCAAAAAAAGCCATCTTGAAAGACGATGGAAAAACATATGTGTTGACCATCGTGAAGGATAAGCTGTACAAATTAAAGATTTCAACTGGTCTCGAACAAAAAGGTGTTGTGCAGATTACAAAAGGACTTAAAAAAGGCAAAGTAATCGTTTTGAATCCCTCACCAGTTTACGTTTCAGGGCAGCCTGTATTTAAAAAATAG
- a CDS encoding fumarylacetoacetate hydrolase family protein produces the protein MKFVTAIRNEQHFIGLAKEDQVIDLSSLASIKNVDLPATLREAISLGDGFLEKAEKLDSMEEAVKHTYLLSDIKLLAPIPRPSKNVFCIGKNYRDHAIEMGSEADIPEDIMVFSKAPTSVIGHDEGIPSHSSITDQLDYEGELAIIIGKTGTGITKNDAMNHVFGYTIINDITARDLQQRHKQFLLGKSLNGTCPMGPWIVHHSAVPSPENLSIVTKVNGEVRQNGNTSDFIFDIPTMIEELSKGMTLEAGDIIATGTPAGVGKGIKPPVFLKVGDSIEITIEGIGTLRNEIVE, from the coding sequence ATGAAATTTGTGACAGCAATACGTAATGAGCAGCACTTTATCGGTTTAGCTAAAGAGGATCAGGTTATCGATCTATCAAGTCTTGCAAGCATCAAGAATGTGGACCTTCCGGCAACTTTACGTGAAGCGATCTCTCTAGGTGATGGTTTTTTAGAAAAAGCAGAGAAATTGGACAGCATGGAGGAAGCGGTAAAACATACATACTTATTGAGCGATATAAAACTACTAGCTCCTATTCCGCGTCCTAGTAAAAATGTTTTTTGCATCGGGAAAAATTACCGAGATCACGCAATTGAAATGGGAAGCGAAGCAGATATTCCCGAAGATATCATGGTTTTTTCTAAAGCTCCAACCTCTGTAATTGGTCACGATGAAGGAATACCGAGTCATTCTTCCATTACAGATCAACTTGATTATGAAGGAGAACTTGCGATAATTATTGGGAAAACGGGTACAGGTATTACGAAGAATGACGCGATGAACCATGTGTTTGGCTATACGATTATTAACGATATAACAGCACGTGATCTTCAGCAAAGACATAAGCAATTTTTACTTGGAAAAAGTTTAAACGGGACATGTCCGATGGGGCCATGGATTGTACATCACTCTGCAGTCCCAAGTCCTGAGAATCTTAGTATTGTTACAAAAGTAAATGGGGAAGTAAGACAGAACGGGAACACGTCTGATTTTATTTTCGATATTCCAACCATGATTGAGGAACTTTCAAAAGGGATGACGCTCGAAGCAGGAGATATTATCGCCACAGGTACACCTGCAGGAGTTGGAAAGGGAATAAAGCCGCCCGTATTTTTGAAAGTGGGAGATTCAATAGAAATTACAATAGAAGGAATCGGGACGCTTCGTAATGAAATAGTAGAATGA
- a CDS encoding ornithine--oxo-acid transaminase has translation MKQTETKNTETVISKTEQYGAQNYHPLPIVISKAEGVWVTDPEGNRYMDMLSAYSAVNQGHRHPKIIQALKDQADKVTLTSRAFHNDQLGDFYEKVSNLTKKDMVLPMNTGAEAVETAIKAVRRWAYDVKGVADNQAEIIVCEGNFHGRTMTAVSMSSDPDYQRGFGPMLPGIKLIPYGDLDALKAAITPNTAAFILEPIQGEAGIVIPREGFLKEALDVCKAENVLFVADEIQSGLGRSGKMFACDWEEIEPDMYILGKALGGGVMPISCVAANREVLGVFNPGSHGSTFGGNPLSCAVSVASVDVLVEENLVERSFKLGEYFLGELKKIDNPVIKEVRGKGLFIGVELNEPARSYCERLKEQGLLCKETHENVIRFAPPLIISEEDLDWAIERIKNVLSV, from the coding sequence TTGAAACAGACAGAAACGAAAAATACGGAAACTGTAATTTCTAAGACGGAACAATATGGTGCACAAAACTATCATCCGCTTCCAATCGTAATTTCGAAAGCTGAAGGTGTATGGGTAACAGATCCTGAAGGTAACCGTTACATGGACATGCTTAGTGCGTACTCTGCGGTTAACCAAGGTCACCGTCACCCTAAAATCATTCAAGCATTAAAAGACCAAGCGGACAAAGTAACGCTTACTTCACGAGCTTTCCACAATGACCAACTTGGTGATTTTTATGAAAAAGTATCAAACTTAACGAAAAAAGACATGGTTCTTCCGATGAACACAGGTGCTGAAGCTGTAGAAACAGCAATTAAAGCTGTTCGCCGCTGGGCTTATGATGTAAAAGGTGTTGCTGACAACCAAGCAGAAATCATCGTTTGTGAAGGTAACTTCCACGGACGTACGATGACTGCGGTTTCTATGTCATCTGATCCTGACTATCAGCGTGGATTTGGTCCAATGCTTCCTGGTATCAAGCTTATCCCTTATGGTGATCTTGATGCATTAAAAGCAGCGATCACACCAAACACAGCTGCATTCATTCTAGAGCCGATCCAAGGTGAAGCTGGAATCGTTATTCCACGCGAAGGATTCCTAAAAGAAGCGCTTGACGTATGTAAAGCCGAGAACGTTCTTTTTGTAGCAGATGAAATTCAATCTGGATTAGGCCGTTCTGGTAAAATGTTTGCTTGTGACTGGGAAGAAATCGAGCCTGACATGTACATCCTAGGAAAAGCACTTGGCGGAGGCGTTATGCCGATCTCTTGTGTAGCCGCTAACCGCGAAGTACTTGGCGTATTCAACCCTGGTTCTCACGGATCTACGTTCGGTGGAAACCCATTATCTTGTGCGGTATCTGTCGCTTCAGTAGACGTGCTTGTAGAAGAGAACTTAGTTGAGCGTTCCTTTAAGCTTGGGGAGTACTTCTTAGGCGAGTTGAAGAAAATCGACAACCCAGTCATTAAAGAAGTACGCGGAAAAGGCTTGTTCATCGGAGTTGAATTGAACGAACCTGCTCGCTCATATTGCGAACGTTTAAAAGAGCAAGGATTGTTATGTAAAGAAACACACGAAAACGTAATTCGTTTTGCTCCTCCTCTCATTATTTCTGAAGAAGATCTTGATTGGGCGATCGAGCGCATTAAAAACGTACTTTCTGTGTAA